A stretch of the Chlorobiota bacterium genome encodes the following:
- a CDS encoding gamma-glutamyl-gamma-aminobutyrate hydrolase family protein, giving the protein MIIGISKGSGHPKYKNYSNWISKDRADVMTIDLSESENKFENLKFIDGLILTGGPDVNPNLYESPDLMDKCDLVDMMRDDFEYKLIEFAEENNIPILGICRGLQILNVYYGGSLIPHIPEVVSENIHSKNNNQDNYHQIEIQPGTLLYKTINEFSGEVNSAHHQSVNKLANGFIASAKSNDGIVEAIEKLDPNSKPYLLAVQWHPERMINQESSFTKNIKNRFLLEVESKIIFNS; this is encoded by the coding sequence ATGATTATTGGAATTTCTAAAGGGAGTGGTCATCCTAAATATAAAAATTATAGTAATTGGATCTCCAAAGATAGAGCTGACGTTATGACAATTGACTTAAGCGAATCTGAAAATAAATTTGAAAATCTTAAATTTATTGATGGATTAATTCTTACTGGTGGACCTGATGTAAATCCGAATTTGTATGAGTCTCCAGATTTAATGGATAAATGTGATTTAGTTGATATGATGAGAGATGATTTTGAATATAAATTAATTGAATTTGCCGAAGAAAATAATATCCCAATTTTAGGTATTTGTAGAGGCTTACAAATTTTAAATGTTTATTATGGTGGTTCATTAATTCCTCATATACCTGAGGTAGTTTCAGAGAATATTCATTCGAAAAATAATAATCAAGATAATTATCACCAGATAGAAATTCAACCAGGAACATTATTGTACAAAACTATTAATGAATTTAGTGGAGAGGTTAACTCAGCACACCACCAATCTGTTAATAAACTTGCAAATGGATTTATTGCTTCAGCAAAAAGTAATGACGGAATTGTTGAAGCTATTGAAAAATTAGATCCAAATTCAAAACCTTATTTGCTGGCAGTACAATGGCACCCTGAAAGAATGATTAACCAAGAAAGTTCTTTTACAAAAAATATAAAAAATCGATTTTTATTAGAAGTTGAAAGCAAGATAATTTTCAATAGTTAA
- a CDS encoding GatB/YqeY domain-containing protein → MTFTERINEDLKFSMKAQNKERTETLRSLRSAMIELSKTGKNVSSDDEMKAILIQAKRRRDAYDAFISAGREDLVNKEKNELLIIEEYLPSQLTESEIRSEVESIIKNLNVSGIDSFKLVMPLAVSKMKGRASGSVIQSIVKELLS, encoded by the coding sequence ATGACATTTACTGAAAGAATAAATGAAGATTTGAAATTTTCTATGAAAGCTCAGAATAAAGAAAGAACTGAAACATTAAGGTCTTTAAGGTCAGCAATGATTGAGCTTTCTAAAACTGGCAAGAATGTATCTTCTGACGATGAAATGAAGGCAATTTTAATTCAAGCTAAAAGAAGAAGAGATGCGTACGATGCATTTATTAGTGCAGGAAGGGAAGATTTAGTAAATAAAGAAAAAAATGAACTTTTAATTATTGAAGAATATCTACCTTCACAACTTACTGAAAGTGAGATTAGATCTGAAGTTGAAAGTATTATAAAAAATTTAAATGTATCCGGAATTGATTCTTTTAAGCTTGTTATGCCATTAGCTGTTTCAAAAATGAAGGGTAGGGCTAGTGGAAGTGTAATTCAATCTATTGTTAAAGAATTATTGTCATAA
- the pdxA gene encoding 4-hydroxythreonine-4-phosphate dehydrogenase PdxA, translating into MKIGFTIGDINGIGVEVLVKTLLGIDDVNLFTPVIYSNINLLREYLYKINFTQAKIVGDILQVGNFKSEIKNVNSDSSTINFGEVSSGSGRHAGDSIKSATIDCLNNIIDSIVTLPISKEALNYGGYNFQGHTEMISHYTDGSPLMILMVDKVINNSLKRMKVALVTSHIPLLNVSVEINKNIENKIRILYYSLIQDFGIDSPRISVLGLNPHSGENGSFGNEELQIINPIIDRLKSEGKLISGPFPADGFFARYNPLNQDAILAMYHDQGLIPLKMYSGHTGVNFTAGLSIIRTSPDHGTAFNIAGENLADPQSTIESVLSNIKIVKNRKLFSEINYKQNSL; encoded by the coding sequence ATGAAAATTGGTTTTACAATTGGAGATATTAATGGTATTGGAGTAGAAGTTTTAGTTAAAACTTTACTTGGAATTGATGATGTGAATTTGTTTACCCCAGTAATATATTCTAATATAAATTTGTTAAGAGAATATTTATACAAAATAAATTTTACTCAAGCTAAAATAGTTGGAGATATATTACAAGTTGGTAATTTTAAAAGTGAAATTAAAAATGTAAATTCAGATTCATCAACTATAAATTTTGGAGAAGTATCTTCTGGAAGTGGCCGTCATGCTGGAGATTCTATAAAAAGTGCAACTATTGATTGTTTAAATAATATTATTGATTCAATTGTTACTCTCCCAATATCTAAGGAAGCATTGAATTATGGTGGATATAATTTTCAAGGTCATACTGAAATGATTTCACATTACACAGATGGTTCTCCACTTATGATTTTAATGGTTGATAAAGTTATTAATAACAGTTTAAAAAGAATGAAGGTTGCTTTAGTAACAAGTCATATTCCTTTATTAAATGTAAGTGTAGAAATTAATAAAAATATTGAAAATAAAATTAGAATTTTATATTATTCATTGATTCAAGATTTTGGAATTGATTCACCAAGAATTTCTGTATTAGGTTTAAATCCTCATTCAGGTGAAAATGGAAGTTTTGGAAATGAAGAATTACAAATAATTAACCCAATAATTGACAGACTAAAATCTGAAGGAAAATTGATAAGTGGACCATTTCCAGCTGATGGATTTTTTGCTAGATACAACCCTTTAAATCAAGATGCAATTTTAGCTATGTACCATGATCAAGGTTTAATACCTTTAAAAATGTATAGTGGTCATACTGGGGTTAATTTTACAGCAGGCTTATCAATTATAAGAACATCACCTGATCATGGAACCGCATTTAATATTGCGGGAGAAAATTTGGCAGACCCTCAAAGTACTATAGAATCAGTATTAAGCAATATTAAAATTGTAAAAAACAGAAAATTATTTTCTGAAATAAATTATAAACAAAATAGTTTGTAA
- the lpxK gene encoding tetraacyldisaccharide 4'-kinase codes for MFLLEIIYQFFNKLDRRFKEKKKFKSHLPVISVGNLSVGGSGKSQLVIWLIKSLQTDFNILVLTRGFNRISKLDLSSKKQALTVENFGDEPVMISNYLSNGEIIVSKNRTNFLIQNQDSYKGFIVILDDGYQHYRLERDLDILIVDDETSKSNRTLPVGKLREKPEEIIRANVVLYTSINSYNYARQFASPEAKFFDVKFLIDSIYNYKNEVVLLDNKYKNLLVTGIANPHRVLNSLKEFGVNINEFIEFNDHHNYTENDVQNLLKKNFDFILTTEKDFVKLKEFDSIINRLLFIKMKTIINDEIKLLEFVKKKINDKQLK; via the coding sequence ATTTTTCTTTTAGAAATTATATACCAATTCTTTAATAAACTTGATAGAAGATTTAAAGAAAAAAAGAAATTTAAATCTCATCTTCCGGTAATATCTGTAGGTAATTTATCCGTAGGCGGTTCTGGGAAATCTCAGCTTGTTATTTGGTTGATAAAATCTCTTCAAACTGATTTTAATATTCTTGTACTTACGAGAGGGTTTAATAGAATTTCTAAGTTAGATTTGAGTTCTAAAAAACAAGCACTTACTGTTGAAAATTTTGGAGATGAACCTGTTATGATTTCTAATTATTTATCAAATGGTGAAATAATTGTTTCAAAAAATAGAACTAATTTCCTAATACAAAATCAAGATTCTTATAAAGGATTTATTGTGATATTAGATGATGGTTATCAGCATTATAGATTAGAAAGGGATTTAGATATTTTAATTGTAGATGATGAAACTTCAAAATCAAATAGAACATTGCCAGTAGGCAAATTGAGAGAAAAACCAGAAGAAATTATTAGAGCTAATGTTGTACTATATACTTCCATTAATTCTTACAATTATGCTCGTCAATTCGCAAGTCCTGAAGCAAAATTCTTTGATGTTAAATTTCTAATTGATTCCATTTATAATTATAAAAATGAGGTTGTATTATTAGATAATAAATATAAAAATTTATTAGTAACAGGAATTGCTAATCCTCATAGAGTTTTAAATAGTTTAAAAGAATTCGGTGTAAATATTAATGAGTTTATTGAATTTAATGATCATCATAATTATACAGAAAATGATGTACAAAATTTATTAAAAAAAAATTTTGATTTTATTTTAACTACTGAAAAAGATTTTGTAAAACTGAAAGAATTTGATTCAATAATAAATAGATTGCTATTTATAAAAATGAAAACTATTATTAATGATGAAATAAAATTATTGGAATTTGTAAAGAAAAAAATTAATGATAAGCAATTAAAATGA
- a CDS encoding type III pantothenate kinase: MKDTMMFINNNIYNDKLHYLEIGNSTYKLAVKSDDNTFNILRTNSPDEISNLIVDKKILIAITSQNVANYSNVDFEKSNLEIIEINKLFTFISDTYSPPESIGLDRILNLYGLENDSIVVSCGTAITIDSIKNNSPIWGAILPGFKVMFNSLNKTIPNLPTSDFDLIPKIPAKNTTDSIANGTSKALFYAISGIINEIELLYFNSIKQQIIITGGNALYLSNNLNSKSIIIEDLIFKGMERYYKLFCL, from the coding sequence ATGAAGGATACGATGATGTTTATAAACAATAATATTTATAATGACAAATTACATTATTTAGAAATTGGTAATTCTACTTACAAATTAGCTGTAAAATCTGATGATAATACATTTAATATTTTAAGAACAAACAGCCCTGACGAGATATCAAATTTAATTGTTGACAAAAAAATATTAATTGCAATTACTTCCCAAAATGTTGCAAATTATTCAAATGTTGATTTTGAAAAATCTAATTTAGAGATCATTGAAATTAATAAATTATTCACATTTATTTCTGACACATATTCACCTCCAGAATCAATTGGATTAGATAGAATATTAAATCTTTATGGTTTAGAAAATGACTCAATTGTCGTTTCTTGTGGTACTGCAATTACTATTGATTCTATCAAAAACAATTCTCCAATTTGGGGTGCAATTTTACCTGGTTTTAAAGTAATGTTTAATTCTCTAAACAAAACAATTCCTAATCTTCCAACTTCTGATTTTGATTTAATTCCAAAAATTCCTGCTAAAAATACTACAGATTCAATTGCAAATGGAACCTCAAAAGCACTATTTTATGCAATTTCTGGTATTATTAATGAAATTGAATTGTTGTATTTTAACTCTATTAAACAACAAATCATAATAACTGGTGGCAATGCTTTGTATCTATCAAATAACTTAAATTCAAAATCAATAATTATAGAAGATTTGATTTTCAAAGGAATGGAAAGGTATTACAAACTATTTTGTTTATAA
- a CDS encoding phosphatidylglycerophosphatase A has protein sequence MIRLLKKPEFKISVVGLNKDGLNYLEQIFLSFFFTGLSPIASGTISSILACLIYYFPLGRNFYFLIFLSLSTYLLGIKPSQKAEKFLGKDPSFVTIDEASGMWLTMASPFIIANIYYVFICFVCFRFFDIVKVFPSNYFDKRKGGFGIMTDDIFAGIYANICSHLIWIGLSWFPIFKHFFNN, from the coding sequence ATGATTAGGTTGCTTAAAAAACCTGAATTTAAAATTTCAGTTGTAGGTTTGAACAAAGATGGTTTAAATTATTTAGAACAAATATTTTTAAGTTTTTTTTTCACTGGTTTATCTCCAATTGCTTCAGGTACAATCTCTAGTATTTTAGCATGTCTTATTTATTATTTTCCACTTGGAAGAAATTTTTATTTTTTAATATTTTTATCTTTATCAACATATTTGTTAGGTATTAAGCCATCTCAAAAGGCAGAAAAATTTTTAGGTAAAGATCCAAGTTTTGTCACTATTGACGAAGCCAGCGGAATGTGGTTAACAATGGCTTCACCTTTTATTATTGCTAACATCTATTATGTATTTATATGTTTTGTTTGTTTTAGGTTTTTTGATATTGTGAAAGTTTTCCCTTCAAATTATTTTGATAAAAGAAAAGGGGGTTTTGGTATAATGACAGATGATATTTTTGCAGGTATATATGCCAACATCTGTTCACATTTAATTTGGATAGGTTTAAGCTGGTTCCCAATTTTTAAACATTTCTTTAATAATTAA
- a CDS encoding M28 family peptidase — protein sequence MTNKQKIFKVVVLLLIVLLNACHEVGNNQTDKKTDSTSSNLTLKNEQIDKSGLPSFIGKNAWDICNDFCKIGPRNPNSTGSKKGLKFILDFLKPLSTNVKEQNFIHDGYNGEKVNLTNVIATFNPDASKRILLCTHWDSRPRAEEDSDSTLHNLPILGANDGGSGTAVLLELAKILKENPPKFGVDLVFFDGEDYGKEGDLESYFLGARYFSKNLPIGYKPSFGILLDIVGDHNAIFEKEGFSMEKAPDVVNVIWNGANDLGLTQFKNILGGGISDDHYPLNDVANIPTIDIIDIEMVGNRSNDPNRRYWHTHQDTMDKISESSLGNVGKLMVYTIYKLTKY from the coding sequence ATGACAAACAAACAGAAAATTTTTAAAGTTGTAGTTTTATTATTAATTGTTTTATTAAATGCATGTCATGAAGTTGGAAATAATCAAACTGATAAAAAAACTGACTCAACATCCTCTAATTTAACTTTAAAAAATGAACAGATAGATAAGTCTGGATTACCTAGCTTTATAGGTAAAAATGCATGGGATATTTGTAATGATTTCTGTAAAATTGGACCTAGAAACCCAAATTCAACAGGTTCCAAAAAAGGATTAAAGTTTATACTAGATTTCCTAAAACCCCTTTCAACAAATGTTAAAGAACAAAATTTTATTCATGATGGTTATAACGGAGAAAAAGTAAATTTAACAAATGTAATTGCAACTTTTAATCCAGATGCTAGTAAAAGAATTTTGTTGTGCACTCATTGGGACTCAAGACCCAGAGCAGAAGAAGATTCTGATTCAACTTTACATAACTTACCTATTTTAGGTGCAAATGATGGTGGAAGTGGAACTGCAGTACTTTTAGAACTTGCAAAAATATTAAAAGAAAATCCACCAAAATTTGGTGTTGATTTAGTTTTTTTTGATGGCGAAGATTATGGTAAAGAAGGAGATTTAGAAAGCTATTTTTTAGGAGCAAGATACTTTTCCAAAAATTTACCAATTGGTTATAAACCTTCATTCGGAATTTTGTTAGATATTGTTGGAGATCATAATGCTATTTTTGAAAAGGAAGGTTTTTCAATGGAAAAAGCACCAGATGTTGTAAATGTTATTTGGAATGGCGCTAATGATTTAGGATTAACTCAATTTAAAAACATTTTAGGAGGAGGAATTTCAGATGATCACTATCCATTGAATGATGTGGCAAATATTCCTACAATCGATATTATTGATATTGAAATGGTAGGTAATAGATCAAATGATCCAAATAGAAGATATTGGCATACACATCAAGATACAATGGATAAAATTAGTGAATCATCTCTTGGAAATGTTGGAAAACTTATGGTTTATACAATCTACAAATTAACAAAATATTAA
- a CDS encoding CDP-alcohol phosphatidyltransferase family protein, which yields MSPLFVWLLLSGDSIYVQIASLVFLIAVITDWYDGWYARKYNASSRFGVFFDPLADKVLTGSALFAFTFLGVISFWGVFVITFRDVYVTVLRIIAEKKNLPVKTSLLAKWKTALQFVFIWYLVLVFTIKSSVSIQKLISVSDTTFLFSKWILDYSMFLLLLLSVITSIQYTIDNKMTIKSLFNYQ from the coding sequence TTGTCTCCACTATTTGTTTGGCTACTTTTAAGTGGTGATAGTATTTATGTTCAAATTGCATCATTAGTATTTTTAATAGCTGTTATAACTGATTGGTATGATGGTTGGTATGCAAGGAAATACAATGCTTCTAGTAGATTTGGAGTTTTTTTTGACCCTTTAGCAGATAAAGTTTTAACTGGATCTGCCTTATTTGCTTTTACTTTTTTAGGTGTAATTTCTTTTTGGGGTGTATTTGTTATTACATTTAGAGACGTTTATGTAACTGTGTTAAGGATTATTGCAGAAAAAAAAAATTTACCAGTGAAAACATCATTATTAGCAAAATGGAAAACTGCACTTCAATTTGTTTTTATCTGGTATTTAGTATTAGTTTTTACAATCAAATCAAGTGTTAGTATCCAAAAATTAATTTCAGTCTCCGATACAACATTTTTATTTTCTAAATGGATTTTAGATTACTCAATGTTTTTATTGTTGTTGTTATCGGTTATAACTTCAATTCAATATACAATTGATAATAAGATGACTATAAAATCTCTATTCAATTATCAATAA
- a CDS encoding triose-phosphate isomerase has translation MPKRIIVGNWKMNLNLTESIKLAEGIKKLIVKLNLPDDIDVVICPPSISLFPVVNAIVGSPISLGAQNMHYEKYGAFTGEISGEMLTSVGCEYVILGHSERRGLFGEDDAFINSKVLSAIQNGLTPILCVGESLEERNAMHHQQIIRQQLELGLSGVKNEDLENIVIAYEPIWAIGTGRNASPDQTEEIHKLIRDVLTTLYGNDASEIPILYGGSMKPDNARDILAQPNVNGGLIGAASLKAEPFIEVVRFLLG, from the coding sequence ATGCCAAAAAGAATTATAGTTGGGAATTGGAAAATGAATTTAAACCTAACTGAAAGTATTAAACTTGCTGAAGGAATTAAAAAACTTATTGTTAAGTTGAATCTACCTGATGATATTGATGTAGTAATTTGTCCTCCAAGCATTTCTTTATTCCCAGTTGTGAATGCTATTGTTGGAAGCCCTATTTCGTTGGGTGCACAAAATATGCATTACGAAAAATATGGTGCTTTTACAGGTGAAATTTCTGGTGAAATGTTAACTTCTGTTGGTTGTGAATATGTAATTTTAGGACATTCTGAAAGAAGAGGATTATTTGGTGAAGATGATGCATTTATTAATAGTAAAGTTTTATCTGCCATTCAAAATGGCTTAACTCCGATATTATGTGTTGGTGAGAGTTTAGAAGAACGAAATGCTATGCATCATCAACAAATAATTAGACAACAACTAGAACTTGGATTATCTGGAGTTAAAAATGAAGATTTAGAAAACATTGTGATTGCTTATGAACCAATTTGGGCTATTGGAACTGGAAGAAATGCAAGCCCTGACCAAACTGAAGAAATTCACAAATTGATTAGAGATGTGTTAACTACTTTATATGGAAATGACGCCTCAGAGATTCCAATCTTATACGGCGGAAGTATGAAACCTGATAATGCTAGAGATATATTAGCTCAACCTAATGTTAATGGAGGCTTAATTGGTGCTGCTTCGTTAAAAGCTGAGCCTTTTATTGAAGTTGTTAGGTTTTTGTTAGGGTAA
- a CDS encoding DNA translocase FtsK 4TM domain-containing protein, whose product MARYNKNKERIIEKNSDDRFRQVASVCLFLFSILLFLSLISYTTKDQSNIQVTFKELLGLIKNEPLVSAKADTTHNWLGLLGAIFSNAIINLTIGYSSIIIPIILIYWSIALFKGNDYQRVWRMTLFAFLSATLLATLFGSFQFISWLPKPTWEWSGAIGSFIASMLSALLGSVGALLCLAAITIIVLIYAVNFNISHALTVTRNVAHNISEKAKSTSTNLKSKISEGHEPFKNESNIKTNEVIKLSKVEDPAIMLRKIKNENSKNNNLFNDDNFIFHEPTIERPANNKTLDNQKSNVIDNETNIKDRFTNHEEFQRMNALKINSEKNSLDLELDSEDDFLDVNDEVIDYTPPSIDLLTAQKELALIEDDELKINARLLQEKLETFRIKIENIKIIPGPVVTLYEFVPAAGIKISQIESLQDDIALALKARGIRLIAPMPGKGTVGIEIPNHVRETVRIRSVINTERFRSIDMQLPLAFGKNTTGEVVVDDLAKMPHLLIAGATGSGKSVGVNNMVASLLYRMHPSDLKFVIIDPKKVELTQYRALANHFLAHCPDVDEDIITTPGNAVLVLKSLVMEMERRYTILGDAGQRNIADYNRKLEQGLLKNKLGKVFKKLPYIVLIIDEFADLMITAKKEVEEPIVRLAQMSRAIGIHLLVATQRPSVDVITGIIKANFPARIAYQVASRIDSRTILDTGGAEQLIGNGDMLYLSNSHPKPIRMQNAYISTEEIEDICNAIGAQKGYSRPYFLPSIIEKEEQIRLGEIGDKDSLFDEAARLVVSHQQASTSFLQRKMKLGYGRAAKIMDQLQSTGIVGPIVGSGAKGRAVLLESESELEAYL is encoded by the coding sequence ATGGCTAGATATAATAAAAATAAAGAAAGAATAATTGAGAAAAATTCTGATGATAGATTCAGACAAGTTGCTTCTGTTTGTCTTTTTTTATTTTCAATATTACTTTTTCTTTCATTAATAAGTTATACAACTAAAGATCAATCTAATATTCAAGTTACATTTAAAGAATTATTAGGGTTGATTAAAAACGAACCATTAGTATCAGCAAAAGCAGATACAACACATAATTGGCTCGGTTTACTTGGTGCAATATTTTCAAATGCAATTATTAACTTAACAATAGGTTACAGTTCAATTATTATTCCTATAATTCTAATATATTGGAGTATAGCATTGTTTAAAGGTAATGATTATCAACGAGTTTGGAGAATGACGTTATTTGCATTCCTTTCAGCAACACTATTAGCAACATTATTTGGTTCTTTTCAATTTATTAGCTGGCTACCTAAACCAACATGGGAATGGTCAGGTGCAATTGGATCTTTTATTGCATCAATGCTTTCTGCTCTGTTAGGGTCAGTTGGTGCTTTACTTTGTTTAGCAGCTATAACTATAATTGTTTTAATATATGCTGTGAATTTTAATATTTCGCATGCATTAACTGTAACTAGAAATGTTGCTCATAATATTTCTGAAAAAGCAAAATCTACTAGTACAAACCTAAAATCTAAAATCTCTGAAGGGCACGAACCTTTCAAAAATGAATCGAATATTAAAACTAATGAAGTCATTAAGTTATCTAAAGTAGAAGACCCAGCAATTATGTTAAGGAAAATTAAAAATGAAAACTCTAAAAATAATAATTTATTTAATGATGATAATTTTATTTTCCATGAACCAACTATTGAAAGACCTGCAAATAATAAAACTTTAGATAATCAAAAATCAAATGTAATAGATAATGAAACTAATATAAAAGATAGATTTACTAACCATGAAGAGTTTCAGAGAATGAATGCATTAAAAATTAATTCAGAAAAAAATAGTTTAGACTTAGAGCTTGATTCAGAAGATGATTTCTTAGATGTAAACGATGAAGTTATTGATTATACACCTCCTTCAATAGATTTGTTAACTGCTCAAAAAGAATTAGCATTAATTGAAGATGATGAATTGAAAATCAATGCAAGATTACTTCAAGAAAAACTTGAGACTTTTAGAATAAAAATTGAAAACATTAAAATTATACCTGGTCCTGTTGTTACATTGTATGAGTTTGTTCCAGCAGCTGGAATTAAAATTTCTCAAATTGAATCTTTACAAGATGACATTGCATTAGCATTGAAAGCCCGTGGTATTAGGTTGATAGCTCCAATGCCTGGCAAAGGTACTGTTGGTATTGAAATCCCAAATCATGTAAGGGAGACTGTAAGAATAAGATCAGTAATTAATACTGAAAGATTTAGATCAATAGATATGCAACTTCCTTTGGCATTTGGAAAAAATACAACAGGTGAGGTTGTGGTTGATGATTTAGCAAAAATGCCACATCTTTTAATTGCTGGAGCAACAGGATCTGGTAAGTCTGTTGGCGTTAATAACATGGTTGCATCATTATTATATAGAATGCATCCAAGTGATTTAAAATTTGTAATAATTGACCCAAAGAAAGTTGAGTTAACTCAATATAGAGCATTAGCAAATCATTTTCTTGCACACTGCCCCGACGTTGATGAAGATATAATTACAACTCCTGGGAATGCAGTTTTGGTTTTAAAATCTTTGGTAATGGAAATGGAACGCAGGTATACAATTTTAGGGGATGCAGGACAAAGAAATATTGCAGATTATAATAGAAAATTAGAACAAGGATTACTAAAAAACAAATTAGGTAAAGTCTTTAAAAAACTTCCTTACATAGTTTTAATTATTGATGAGTTCGCAGATTTGATGATAACAGCTAAAAAAGAAGTTGAAGAACCTATTGTTAGGTTGGCTCAGATGTCCCGAGCTATTGGTATTCATTTATTAGTTGCAACTCAAAGACCATCAGTGGATGTTATAACTGGAATTATCAAGGCAAATTTCCCTGCAAGAATTGCTTATCAAGTAGCATCAAGAATTGATTCTAGAACTATACTTGATACTGGAGGAGCAGAACAATTAATCGGAAATGGTGATATGCTTTATCTTTCAAATTCTCATCCTAAACCAATTAGAATGCAAAATGCATATATTTCTACTGAGGAAATTGAAGATATTTGCAATGCTATTGGAGCACAGAAAGGTTATTCAAGACCTTATTTTCTGCCAAGTATAATTGAAAAAGAAGAACAAATTAGGCTTGGTGAAATTGGAGATAAAGATTCTTTGTTTGATGAAGCAGCAAGGCTAGTTGTTTCTCATCAGCAGGCATCTACTTCATTCCTACAACGTAAAATGAAACTTGGATATGGTCGGGCTGCAAAAATTATGGATCAATTGCAAAGTACTGGTATTGTAGGACCAATTGTAGGTAGTGGTGCTAAGGGCAGAGCTGTACTTTTAGAAAGTGAATCTGAACTCGAAGCATATCTTTAA
- a CDS encoding T9SS type A sorting domain-containing protein, with protein sequence MKLIAVIAIQVFFFSQLFSQIITEHNDKCGKLDLNFEKERLSLLGSGWGYNYDSLLNDLTRWRSSPYVKIDSIGRSVKGRTIWQLTITSKSDNLKKIAFIHSRTHPNEVQANHVANQIIEQLISEKDYSKAFRENAILYVIPQYNPDGVELGKPRENANDIDLEREWDKSPMQIEAASLKNRFMQIMSTNNPIRIALNLHSAYTCKRYFVFHDPTGTSIEYSELEKKFVTGVKSFFSNGIEPWDFNITWVGTPSTLFPESWWWFNYNKNVIALTYEDMNCDANGKYDSTAFAIIGGIGKYLGIPRTLSVNANEKLNLNLNQNYPNPSRVKTTIDFSILQNDNIKLIVSDLLGNELIKLVDGKYLSGKYSIDLDLHSLPQGNYLYSLKTSDKILTKILTVY encoded by the coding sequence ATGAAATTAATTGCCGTTATTGCAATACAAGTTTTCTTTTTTTCTCAATTGTTTTCTCAAATCATAACTGAACATAATGATAAATGTGGTAAGCTAGATTTGAACTTTGAAAAAGAAAGATTGTCCTTATTAGGTTCTGGGTGGGGCTATAATTATGATTCACTTCTAAATGATTTGACAAGATGGAGAAGTTCACCATATGTCAAAATTGATTCGATTGGTAGAAGTGTTAAAGGGAGAACAATTTGGCAGTTAACTATAACTTCAAAATCAGATAATCTAAAAAAAATAGCATTTATTCATTCGAGAACTCATCCAAATGAAGTACAAGCAAATCATGTTGCAAACCAAATTATTGAACAACTAATTTCAGAAAAAGATTATTCTAAAGCATTTAGAGAAAATGCAATTTTGTATGTAATTCCACAGTATAATCCTGATGGTGTTGAACTAGGTAAACCTCGTGAAAATGCAAATGATATTGATTTAGAAAGAGAATGGGATAAAAGTCCAATGCAAATTGAAGCAGCTTCTTTAAAGAATAGGTTTATGCAGATTATGAGTACAAATAATCCTATTAGAATTGCTCTAAATTTACATTCAGCTTACACATGCAAAAGGTACTTTGTTTTTCATGATCCAACTGGTACATCTATTGAATATTCTGAATTGGAAAAAAAGTTTGTTACTGGAGTTAAATCATTCTTTTCGAATGGTATTGAACCTTGGGATTTTAATATCACATGGGTTGGCACTCCGTCAACATTATTTCCAGAAAGTTGGTGGTGGTTTAACTATAATAAAAATGTTATTGCATTAACTTATGAAGATATGAATTGCGATGCTAACGGAAAATATGATTCTACTGCTTTTGCAATTATTGGTGGAATTGGGAAATATTTAGGAATACCAAGAACTCTTTCAGTTAATGCAAATGAAAAATTGAATTTGAATCTAAATCAAAATTACCCAAATCCTTCTAGAGTTAAAACAACTATTGATTTCTCAATTTTACAAAATGATAATATAAAATTAATTGTATCAGATTTGTTAGGAAATGAATTGATTAAATTAGTTGATGGAAAATATTTAAGTGGAAAATATAGTATTGATTTAGATCTACATAGTTTACCGCAAGGAAATTATTTATATTCATTGAAAACATCTGATAAAATTTTAACAAAAATTCTTACTGTTTATTAA